DNA sequence from the Cupriavidus oxalaticus genome:
CGCGCGAAGCCATCTCCGGCGATTTCCTCGAGGGCCTGTCGCGCGAAGGTTTCCGCATTGCCCATGACATTTCCGCCTACAGCTTCCCGGCGCTGGCCAAGGCCGCGCTGCCGCTGCTGTCGGACAAGGCCTCGCTGCTGACGCTGACCTACCTGGGCGCCGAGCGCGTGGTCCCCAACTACAACACCATGGGCCTGGCCAAGGCCGCGCTGGAAGCCAGCGTGCGCTACCTGGCCTCGTCGGTCGGCCCGCGCGGCATCCGCGCCAACGGCATCTCGGCCGGCCCGATCAAGACGCTGGCCGCCTCCGGCATCAAGGACTTCGGCAAGCTGCTGGGCCACTTCGAGCAGGCCGCTCCGCTGCGCCGCAACGTGACCATCGAGGAAGTCGGCAACGTGGCCGCGTTCCTGCTGTCCGACCTGGCCAGCGGCGTGACCGGTGAGATCACCTACGTCGACGGCGGCTTCAATATCGTCGGCGCGAGCGTCGCGGACGCCTGACGGCGAGACTCCCGGCGGCTTGTGTGCCGGGAAAGAAAAAAAGGGTGCCAGCGCTGGCACCCTTTTTTTCTGCTGACAGACTGCGCGCGCTGCCAACGGTACCGGCCGGCATCAGGCCAGCAGCTCGCGCACCAGCGCGATATGCTCGCGCCGCCGCGACTGCAGCGCGGCGTCATCGGCCTTGCCGAACACCAGTTGCCACAGCACCTGGTAGGCCACCGGCGCCAGCAGCAGCCACGGGTGGCGCGTGGCGACGCCGGCGCGGCAGTTCCCCTCCGCCACGCAACGCGCCAGCACGCGCTTGAGCTGCGCCACCAGCGCCTCGACCGTATCGTGCTGCCATTGCGCGGTCAGGTGCGGGATGCGCGCGCCTTCGGCCACCAGCAGGCGCTGCACCGCCAGGGCGTCGGGCCGCATCAGGTCGTCGTAGAGGCGGTTGACGAAAGCCTCGGCAAAGTGCCGCATGTCTGGCGACGCGGCCCGCAGCGCGGCAAGGTCGAGGTCTGACGGGCTGAGCGCGCGACGCAACAGCGCTTCGAAGATTTCATCCTTGCTGCGGAAGTGGGCGTAGAGCCCCCCCTTGGAAAGCCCGGCGCGGGCGGCGATATCGTCCATCCGCGCGGCCTCGAAGCCGCGTTCGGAAAACACCGCCAGCGCGGCGTCGAGGATCTGGCGGTTGCGCACGTCGGCGGGCAGGCGCTGGCGCGCCCGCGTGGCGGCAGGATCCTGGGAATCTTGGCGACTTTGGCGATCCGGGGGATCTTGGGGAAGCGGGTTCGGCATGGCAGGCAACCTTGATGCAATGGACTCGGCCTGGCCATGCCGGGGGCGGCCGCTTCCCGGCAGTCCGACCGCGGCCGGGTGCAGGGAAAGCGTCATGGCAGACATCGCTTCCGACTCTACACCGCCGGCTTGCGGCAAACCAGCGGATAACTACCGACTGGCCGGTCGTTAGTTGATGTCGATCAAGCTCCGGGTGTATTCGGCTCGATACAGTGTTCCTGTACGCAATCACTGGGAGAAGCCAATGACCACCCTGGAACTTGTGCCGCTGCTGGGTTACCTGACGGCGTATGCGCTGGCGACCGCCGTGCTCGGCAGC
Encoded proteins:
- a CDS encoding TetR/AcrR family transcriptional regulator — protein: MRNRQILDAALAVFSERGFEAARMDDIAARAGLSKGGLYAHFRSKDEIFEALLRRALSPSDLDLAALRAASPDMRHFAEAFVNRLYDDLMRPDALAVQRLLVAEGARIPHLTAQWQHDTVEALVAQLKRVLARCVAEGNCRAGVATRHPWLLLAPVAYQVLWQLVFGKADDAALQSRRREHIALVRELLA
- the fabI gene encoding enoyl-ACP reductase FabI → MGFLAGKRILITGLLSNRSIAYGIASACKREGAELAFTYVGERFKDRISEFAKEFGTDMVFECDVGSDEQIAATFAALGQRWEKFDGLVHSIGFAPREAISGDFLEGLSREGFRIAHDISAYSFPALAKAALPLLSDKASLLTLTYLGAERVVPNYNTMGLAKAALEASVRYLASSVGPRGIRANGISAGPIKTLAASGIKDFGKLLGHFEQAAPLRRNVTIEEVGNVAAFLLSDLASGVTGEITYVDGGFNIVGASVADA